Proteins encoded together in one Paramagnetospirillum magnetotacticum MS-1 window:
- a CDS encoding helix-turn-helix domain-containing protein has translation MVKRNVSTRGRLESGAPNPVDVHVGGRMRLRRTLLGMSQEKLGEAIGLTFQQVQKYERGANRIGASRLFDLSRVLDVPVSYFFDDMADGVQAQSPVNIIKGSVGLSEEPATFEADPMTKRETLELVRAYYNITDPQVRKRVYELAKALAAVAGTE, from the coding sequence TTGGTTAAGCGGAATGTATCGACCCGTGGGCGGCTTGAGAGTGGTGCCCCCAATCCTGTTGACGTCCATGTTGGTGGCCGCATGCGGCTTCGCCGGACTCTGTTGGGCATGAGCCAGGAGAAGCTGGGCGAAGCCATCGGTCTGACGTTCCAGCAGGTGCAGAAATACGAGCGCGGAGCCAATCGCATCGGCGCGTCGCGGCTGTTCGACCTGTCGCGGGTTCTCGACGTGCCTGTGTCCTACTTCTTCGACGATATGGCCGATGGCGTTCAGGCCCAAAGCCCGGTGAACATCATCAAGGGTTCTGTCGGCCTGTCCGAGGAGCCGGCGACCTTCGAGGCCGATCCCATGACCAAGCGCGAGACGCTGGAACTGGTGCGCGCCTATTACAACATCACCGATCCCCAGGTCAGAAAGCGTGTCTACGAACTGGCCAAGGCCCTGGCCGCCGTGGCCGGGACCGAGTAG
- a CDS encoding LysR family transcriptional regulator, which produces MGQFRLHDWNDVRLIIACAEYRSFAAAAVAMGIDQTTVSRRISNLEAAIGRPLFTRRRSGATPTPAGEALLERARAMAALADDFEGAMHGLKSFETPKVTLAASEGLLTYTLIPALMGQDKHELPLDRSMVRSQLPKLAFSTAPAKADISIMATSPGDLPRVSGAVHVRRVGTMNFVPVASRDFLHELRGVSTFDDLADLPLLDIGIYRAIRGLDAWNGLVAAKDGDGVSVAPNTPKLQRPLLGGGGGVDSSGLFNPLRTEAGGRRRGCPLHGGFPLAGLPRGYAARAVGSGIV; this is translated from the coding sequence ATGGGTCAGTTTCGTCTGCATGACTGGAATGATGTCAGGTTGATCATCGCCTGTGCCGAGTACCGCAGCTTTGCCGCGGCGGCTGTCGCCATGGGCATCGATCAGACCACGGTCAGCCGCCGGATCAGCAATTTGGAGGCGGCCATCGGCCGGCCGCTGTTCACCCGCCGCAGATCCGGCGCCACGCCGACACCGGCGGGCGAAGCTCTCCTGGAGCGGGCGAGGGCCATGGCGGCCCTGGCCGACGACTTCGAAGGCGCCATGCACGGGCTCAAATCGTTCGAGACGCCCAAGGTGACCTTGGCGGCCAGCGAGGGGCTGCTGACCTATACCCTGATTCCCGCCCTGATGGGCCAGGACAAACATGAGTTGCCGCTCGACCGCAGTATGGTCAGGTCCCAATTGCCCAAGCTGGCCTTTTCCACGGCCCCGGCCAAGGCAGATATTTCCATCATGGCGACCTCTCCGGGCGATCTTCCTCGGGTAAGCGGCGCCGTCCATGTGCGCCGGGTCGGCACCATGAATTTCGTTCCCGTGGCCAGCCGTGATTTCCTGCATGAGTTGCGGGGCGTTTCCACGTTCGATGACCTGGCCGATCTGCCGCTGCTGGATATCGGGATCTACCGCGCCATCCGGGGCTTGGACGCCTGGAATGGCCTTGTGGCCGCCAAAGACGGTGATGGGGTGAGCGTGGCTCCCAATACGCCCAAGCTCCAGCGCCCCTTGCTGGGGGGGGGAGGGGGTGTCGATTCTTCCGGATTATTCAACCCTCTACGAACAGAGGCTGGAGGTCGTCGACGTGGATGCCCCCTCCATGGCGGTTTCCCTCTGGCTGGTCTCCCACGAGGATACGCTGCGCGAGCCGTCGGTTCGGGAATTGTATGA
- a CDS encoding DUF2478 domain-containing protein: MSEDEVVPLLKIGAIVRPPESGVPDSLEGFARILQGQGYFVRGLVQRNSAANGGCTCTRTLVDLDNGQHFRISQDLGIGSNCCRVDTQAVAEASSVLRRAMETETDLIIVNKFGKLESQGRGLMDEIMAAVSQGIPLLTSVEIPLLERWREVTCGIAQELSPGCGALMRWWDGVRPRGVPRSSRLLRPNQNDQPFQRMEPIPETS; encoded by the coding sequence ATGTCCGAGGACGAGGTTGTTCCACTGTTGAAGATCGGTGCCATCGTGCGGCCGCCGGAATCTGGCGTGCCTGACTCCTTGGAAGGTTTTGCCCGCATTCTGCAGGGCCAAGGCTATTTCGTGCGCGGTCTGGTCCAGCGCAATTCAGCGGCGAACGGCGGCTGCACCTGCACCAGGACCTTGGTGGACCTGGACAACGGCCAGCATTTCCGCATCAGCCAGGATTTGGGAATCGGCTCGAATTGCTGCCGCGTCGATACCCAGGCGGTGGCCGAGGCCAGTTCCGTACTGCGCCGCGCCATGGAAACCGAGACCGACCTGATCATCGTCAACAAATTCGGTAAACTCGAATCCCAAGGACGCGGCCTGATGGACGAGATCATGGCCGCCGTCAGCCAGGGCATCCCTCTGCTGACCTCGGTGGAAATCCCGCTGTTGGAGCGCTGGCGCGAGGTCACGTGCGGAATCGCCCAGGAACTGAGTCCCGGCTGCGGCGCCCTGATGCGCTGGTGGGATGGGGTAAGGCCACGCGGTGTGCCGCGTTCCTCGCGCCTGTTACGCCCCAACCAGAACGATCAGCCGTTCCAGAGGATGGAACCGATCCCCGAGACATCGTAG
- a CDS encoding GNAT family N-acetyltransferase, protein MTTQVRNGSKVSGASVTVKIARTPDEFAMAMAIRAAVFLAEEDNITYFDEFNGNDYVATHLIAFVDGDPAGVIRVRWFADFALLERVGIRRRYRSYQVLASLARAALDLARQKGFRIAAGRARLETVNFWKRFGGRQSGEAVDMYRGTLVPIVHDIPRRPDLGSIQAGPFGDPDFEALIVQQEGNWDFAKLKAPVHLAAAE, encoded by the coding sequence ATGACGACGCAGGTTCGTAACGGTAGCAAGGTGTCCGGAGCGTCGGTTACCGTGAAGATTGCTCGCACCCCCGATGAATTCGCCATGGCCATGGCCATTCGCGCAGCGGTCTTTCTCGCCGAAGAGGATAACATAACCTATTTCGACGAGTTCAACGGAAACGACTATGTCGCCACCCACCTAATCGCTTTCGTGGATGGCGATCCGGCCGGTGTCATCCGGGTTCGCTGGTTCGCCGATTTTGCCCTCCTCGAGCGGGTCGGAATCCGCAGACGCTACCGTTCCTATCAGGTTCTGGCCTCCCTGGCCCGCGCCGCCCTGGATCTGGCCCGCCAGAAGGGGTTCCGCATCGCCGCCGGGCGCGCCCGGCTGGAGACGGTCAATTTCTGGAAGCGCTTCGGAGGCCGCCAGTCGGGCGAGGCCGTCGATATGTATCGCGGCACCCTTGTGCCCATCGTTCACGACATTCCGCGCCGCCCCGACCTGGGCTCCATTCAGGCCGGTCCGTTCGGGGACCCTGATTTCGAAGCCCTGATTGTGCAGCAGGAAGGCAATTGGGACTTCGCCAAGTTGAAGGCTCCCGTTCACCTCGCGGCCGCGGAGTAG
- a CDS encoding helix-turn-helix transcriptional regulator: MDEALDFPEMMDTHQVARYLRVKERKVYELLKERRIPCTRVTGKWLFPKTEIDAWLKRNSASPSDAPRQGAVPMVVAGSHDPLLEWCLREVGGGLAMLPGSSMEGLRQLALGEAAMAGVHLLDAESGTYNLTQVQDVLADRNVVLIEWAWRRQGLVVAPGNPLGLASVADLVTAKARVVLRQEGAGSRLLLDRLLTDAGLSAESLTTAQVPVRSETDVGLAILDGTADAGLAIASVAKSLRLDFVPLHRERFDLAIDRCAYFEPPVQALLAFTRTAEFARRVELLGGYDVSGIGSILWNG; the protein is encoded by the coding sequence ATGGACGAAGCCCTAGACTTTCCCGAGATGATGGACACCCACCAGGTGGCCCGTTACCTGCGCGTCAAGGAACGCAAGGTCTACGAGTTATTGAAGGAACGGCGAATCCCCTGTACCCGTGTCACCGGAAAATGGCTATTTCCCAAAACCGAGATCGACGCCTGGCTGAAGCGCAACAGCGCGTCACCCTCCGATGCGCCGCGCCAGGGGGCTGTTCCCATGGTGGTGGCGGGCAGTCATGACCCTTTGCTGGAATGGTGTCTGCGTGAGGTCGGCGGCGGATTGGCCATGTTGCCGGGGTCGTCCATGGAGGGATTGCGGCAATTGGCCTTGGGCGAGGCGGCCATGGCGGGCGTCCATCTTCTCGACGCCGAAAGCGGGACCTACAATCTGACTCAGGTTCAAGATGTCCTGGCCGACCGCAATGTGGTGCTGATCGAATGGGCCTGGCGCCGTCAGGGGCTGGTGGTGGCGCCGGGTAATCCGCTGGGACTTGCCTCGGTTGCTGATCTGGTGACGGCCAAGGCTCGGGTCGTACTGCGTCAGGAAGGCGCGGGGAGCCGTCTTCTCTTGGATCGTCTGTTGACCGACGCGGGCTTGTCCGCCGAATCCCTGACCACGGCGCAGGTGCCGGTGCGCAGCGAAACCGATGTCGGTCTGGCCATTCTGGACGGGACCGCCGATGCCGGACTGGCGATTGCCTCGGTGGCCAAGAGCCTGCGGCTGGATTTCGTGCCTTTGCATCGTGAGCGCTTCGACCTGGCCATCGATCGCTGCGCCTATTTCGAGCCACCGGTTCAGGCCTTGCTGGCCTTTACCCGCACCGCGGAATTCGCACGCAGGGTAGAGTTACTGGGCGGCTACGATGTCTCGGGGATCGGTTCCATCCTCTGGAACGGCTGA